The proteins below come from a single Aegilops tauschii subsp. strangulata cultivar AL8/78 chromosome 6, Aet v6.0, whole genome shotgun sequence genomic window:
- the LOC120966716 gene encoding protein COP1 SUPPRESSOR 2, whose protein sequence is MVKNFRKRSLESDAADNSDDEDTRHVALEEIRYMQKLRERKLGIPAASVATGAAGSATTDASSARGRGGSGAGAPGEEDLVLQDTFAQETAVTIEDPNMLRYVENELLKKRGKTIEVNDKDDKDEVDELYVVPDHLKVRKKNMEESSTQWTTGIAEVQLPIEYKLRNIEETEAAKKMLQERRLAGKTKSDANIPSSYSADYFHRGRDYAEKLRREHPELYKGQDSQANETGGKPTDGNNPGGPPPGRREAATDELLLERFRKREKFRVMRR, encoded by the exons ATGGTGAAGAACTTCCGCAAGCGAAGCCTCGAGTCGGACGCCGCCGACAACTCCGACGACGAGGACACCCGCCA CGTTGCTCTGGAGGAGATCAGGTACATGCAGAAGCTCCGGGAGAGGAAGCTGGGCATCCCCGCGGCGTCCGTGGCCACCGGCGCCGCCGGCTCCGCCaccaccgacgcgtcctccgctCGGGGCCGAGGTGGCAGCGGGGCAGGGGCACCGGGCGAGGAGGACCTCGTGCTTCAGGACACCTTTGCGCAGGAGACCGCTGTTACCATCGAAGACCCCAATAT GTTGAGGTATGTGGAGAACGAGCTGTTAAAGAAGAGGGGCAAGACGATTGAGGTGAACGACAAGGACGATAAGGACGAGGTGGATGAGCTCTATGTTGTGCCGGACCACCTGAAG GTCAGGAAGAAGAACATGGAGGAGAGCTCAACCCAGTGGACCACTGGCATCGCTGAAGTTCAGCTGCCCATCGA GTACAAATTGAGAAATATTGAAGAAACCGAGGCAGCTAAAAAGATGTTGCAAGAGAGAAGGCTTGCGGGTAAAACAAAATCAGATGCAAACATTCCATCAAGTTACAGTGCTGATTATTTCCATCGTGGGAGAGATTATGCTGAAAAATTGCGAAGAG AACATCCTGAGTTGTACAAAGGTCAAGATTCACAAGCTAATGAAACTGGAGGCAAACCAACAGATGGTAACAATCCAGGTGGTCCACCTCCTGGACGTAGAGAAGCTGCTACCGATGAATTGTTGCTCGAGCGTTTCCGCAAGCGAGAAAAATTCCGTGTCATGCGAAGATAG
- the LOC109753050 gene encoding uncharacterized protein, with product MARTSSRRRAAKLMAKPSGSTMVKGNPDDRISSLPNDILVNILNRLDVRAATRTSVLSRRWSQLPAMVPQLTISARDLLPSETKTSISKAEIVRRTTAAVAKDPANAAVSDAELVRRTSAAVAKALADAAAVAKALANAAAVAKAVANTAVAKMIKSILARRDPGGWPIRLSMTFYLRDGVPISVGHTVGNAMATLKVEKAEFTVLTEKKGRKCSIDDVVNYGTRFVSFFNECHNAFAGLTRLYLENLRFRESNFVSNILVTCKQLNYLGFFNCDTEDWITLQVEHAQLIELSIVNCRFDMVKLTWVPKLTCLVFLFWLTSREPPLALGYVPLLEVLRLSNAARSLDKMLKLSTFLHETSVRDLTLGFQCEKIWVQPECLTRRQAYVFQQLRILNLVKIPEGYDLTWTMFFLEAAPSLEELYMTVWDHPCEMEMNQEIRREQLYSENKGVEWESPTSNFKHHCLAKFILVGFQAKDYMVSHVRRVLKAAVNLQDVYLYDRLVCAKCQEKVKNARRYDALVRCICPGVNLPIKFPCTNEDQRAVQKRMPRGIGSLAKIHFLSSNKIKAEHWPRIAVDSLGAIED from the exons ATGGCGAGGACTAGTAGCCGGCGACGGGCTGCCAAATTGATGGCCAAACCGTCCGGTTCGACCATGGTG AAAGGCAACCCAGATGATAGGATCAGCAGCTTGCCCAATGACATCCTGGTCAACATTCTCAACCGGCTCGATGTTCGCGCCGCTACGAGAACCAGTGTCCTCTCGAGACGGTGGAGTCAGCTTCCTGCCATGGTCCCACAGCTTACAATCAGTGCTCGGGACCTCCTGCCGTCAGAAACTAAAACCAGCATTTCCAAAGCTGAAATTGTTCGGAGGACCACTGCAGCTGTGGCCAAAGATCCGGCCAATGCAGCAGTGTCCGATGCTGAATTGGTTCGGAGGACCAGTGCAGCTGTTGCCAAAGCCTTGGCTGATGCAGCAGCTGTAGCCAAAGCCTTGGCCAATGCAGCAGCTGTAGCCAAAGCTGTGGCCAATACAGCTGTAGCCAAAATGATAAAGAGCATACTGGCACGCAGGGATCCGGGTGGATGGCCCATTCGCCTCAGCATGACGTTTTACTTGAGAGACGGTGTCCCCATATCTGTTGGGCATACTGTGGGCAATGCCATGGCGACACTCAAGGTTGAGAAAGCCGAATTCACAGTTTTGACAGAGAAGAAGGGACGCAAGTGCAGTATTGATGATGTGGTGAACTATGGGACACGGTTTGTGTCATTTTTTAATGAATGCCACAATGCATTTGCTGGTCTCACGCGCCTCTACCTGGAGAATTTGAGATTCCGTGAATCCAACTTTGTCTCTAACATCCTTGTCACTTGCAAGCAATTAAATTATTTAGGTTTTTTCAATTGTGACACAGAGGATTGGATAACACTCCAAGTTGAACACGCACAGCTCATTGAGCTCAGTATTGTTAATTGCCGTTTTGACATGGTCAAACTCACCTGGGTTCCGAAACTCACCTGCCTGGTGTTTTTGTTTTGGTTAACTTCCAGAGAACCTCCACTGGCACTGGGCTATGTCCCATTGCTCGAGGTTCTGAGACTTTCAAATGCTGCTCGTAGTTTGGACAAAATGCTCAAGTTAAGTACTTTTCTTCATGAGACCTCTGTTCGAGACCTGACGTTGGGGTTTCAATGCGAAAAG ATTTGGGTTCAACCAGAGTGTTTGACCAGAAGGCAGGCATATGTGTTCCAGCAACTAAGGATTCTCAATCTAGTTAAAATTCCTGAAGGGTATGATCTCACCTGGACAATGTTCTTCTTGGAAGCGGCGCCGTCCCTGGAGGAGCTCTACATGACG GTATGGGACCATCCATGTGAAATGGAAATGAATCAGGAGATTAGGAGGGAGCAGTTGTATAGTGAGAACAAGGGCGTTGAATGGGAATCGCCTACATCAAATTTCAAGCACCACTGTCTGGCCAAGTTCATCCTCGTCGGCTTTCAAGCTAAAGACTACATGGTGAGTCATGTCAGGCGTGTCCTGAAAGCAGCGGTGAATCTACAGGATGTCTACCTGTATGATAGACTGGTATGTGCCAAGTGCCAAGAGAAAGTAAAGAATGCGCGCAGGTATGATGCACTGGTACGTTGCATATGCCCAGGCGTAAATCTGCCTATAAAGTTCCCATGTACAAACGAGGACCAGCGTGCAGTGCAGAAGCGAATGCCCCGGGGCATTGGGTCACTTGCCAAAATCCACTTCCTGTCATCTAATAAAATAAAGGCTGAACATTGGCCAAGGATAGCTGTAGATTCTTTGGGTGCCATTGAAGATTAG